The Mya arenaria isolate MELC-2E11 chromosome 15, ASM2691426v1 genomic sequence TTGATATGTTGCCATTAATTATGTGTACGAACACTAACCCGCGACACTATTAACCCATTATCTGATAAGACACATTTTGATGCATCcgagaaatgttaaaaatggagCATGTTCTTCTTAAGGAGCAAATGctcacttttttaaaaaggttttcaaaactgttagaaattcaatttttcttttgcaaAGCATTTCAAAAATTTATAACCAAGTGTAGAAAATAATGTCATCATCCAAATATAGCATATCGGGTAATGGGTAAATGATGTACTATGAAAGCAGTTGTATTcctgttatattaatttaaggttagcaaaaaaaaaattggcttgAAAAAATATCTAAGTTGAATGAAACAAAGATAAACAGACAACGATATGTACAGTATAGTAAAAGTTTAGTCATAACATAGAAAGAAATCATAGGCAACATAATAAGCAAATGACATATCAATAGTTTGTAAGATATGTGAAATGACATACACTCAGTCAAAGTTCTAACCGATCACTTCttaaactggattttttttaaaactatatttctgtCCTGTCTGAAAAATTAGTAATTGTCTCAGCTGATGTAAACTTGGCAAAACTCCTAATCGGTCACTTAGTAAAGTAACTTTcctgaaaaatgcataaagtgTCAACAATATACAGTTCAGTATTCTATTTTCCCCATCTCGTGGCAATATTCTTAGAAAATTTCAGCTAAATCAAAGCTTAAACGGCAGAGAAAACACAGTTCATATGTGATTACTCCTAATCCAAAAGTAACAAGGAAAAGAAATTACAATGCAAATTCCATAGGGaatcacatttttcattgattttgtatttttaaaatcttttgacACAGTCTCTGTTTCACATAGAAGGTAATGTtaaagttgaacattttttttaacttattaagCCATTGGTGACTGTGCATCAGTCTCACATGtcatgtaatatcattttaaagtgacaaagggtggtatttttatttttcttcctttataCGCTATGTTAgattttgtgacttttattattgataGTGTTGTCATTTGAGACACTGTATCTTTTTGATGAAGCGTAGTACGTGAACCAAGTTTTCACAGCATGTGTACGAGATAATGGTCTTTTCATAAATCTAATTTGTAATTAAGCTTATTGTACAGGGAAGGGAATATTAGAAGATTACCTAGGTGACCGATTAGGAGTTTTGTTGAGTGTATTCAGCAAAACAACTCTTTAATACAACTACCTGTCTTAGATAGGTAGTGGTCAATTAGGGAAGGTGTCACCAAGAGCATGTAAAAAGAATGCAGACAGCTGTAGCTGGAATTTGGCAAAagcaaattcaatttttaaagccTGGTATAAGAAAATGCGAGTATTCCTGTACTCCTTGTATTTaactaaagtatatttaaaactCAACTACTAGTAGACATGCATATATGGTACATGGACGCCTCCACTCAATTGGTGTGTGAAAATCAAGGTAGAatgtgaaggtcaaggtcagaatGATAGTGATACATGACACTTCACAATCCAAAAATGCAACCACAAGCCAAGTTTGGTGATCGTAGGCCATATAGTATAGGAGATATGCactgacaaagatttaaaagtaattctgCTGATGAATATTCAATCTTTCAAACACGAAAAAAAACCTATATCGTCTGGTAAAAGTAATGACCAAAAACGTTAtagatgaaatcatttttagtaAAAGAGGTAGAttttttcctacaatatgtaaTTGAACTAGAACTCTGACCAAGtgagctctaccattgtatgaagtaaatatgaaattccatccagtagttttcaagttatgctccagacaagtaAAAGTACCAAAGGACAATAGCTCCATAATTAGCAAattaagagttatggttcttgtacactgcacttcatcTCATTGagttttaacattgtatgaagtattatgaaattccatccagtagtttccAAGTTTTGCTCTGGACAAGacaaagtaacaaagggcaataactctgtaattaagCAAATTACTGCACTTCCTATCATTGaactttaccattgtatgatgttttatgaaattccatacagtagttttcaagttatgttccGGACAAGACAAAGTaacaaaggtcaataactccATAATTAGGTAAATTAGAGCTATGattcttgtacactgcatttctTCCCATTGAGAtttactattgtatgaagttttatcaaattccaTTAACTCATTGTCTCCTAGAGACACATTATTGCACAATTATTGTGGCTGATGTTTGAAGAAATTGTGAGAAATAGAGCATTTGCTCCTTAGGAGCAAATGCTCTATATCCCATAATGCCTTTAAAACCATTGAGATAAACCGATACTTCAAGCCTTCAAGATTATTTTTGGTtagctaaaaatataaaaatgacgtCGGAATCTAAATATAGCATAGGGGATAATGTGTTAAGAAATACTGAAGTtatggaagaaaaacaaaaaacgaatggacggacagacaaacAGGGTGATTACTATAGGGCTCCCACATTGATGTGTGGGGGTCCCTAATTACACCAAAATGAATAAAGTGTGATTACACCAAAATGAATAAAGTGTGAGGATTTTAATGCCTCATGATTCCCACCCCAGATTGTAAATTAGTTTACGAACCGTTGCGTGCTTTACAATTGGCCAATTAAAAAGTACACAAGAGGTTGATTGGCACATTGCTGCTCTTGTTTCATACTGGtacctttaaagtaaaattgtgAAACGCGGCTGGTGGTTCACATAATGATTGACAGTTGTGGGCAGGAACTATGAGAAATAAAATTCTCAAATTGAATtcaaatgacttttataatAGGTAAAATACGCCACTTTCACATCAAATAATGCATCAATCTGTCACATCAATGACAGATAGGTAATGTCCTCTAACAGACAAAGATagatttttgtgtgttttaaagtgaattttCATCAAGAATATTACTCTAAATAATGAAGATCAAATGTAAAGGTCAGCGTCAGAAGGACATGAAACTGATGAAAGTGGAACGCTGCATTCAATATATGCATCCTCACACTAAGTTTGGTAATCCTAGGTGATAACTAGATCCTCGTTCGATTTAGTGAAGATTCCATCCTGTTCTGTGACTAAGCTTGATTCCACACCACCCAGGTCAAGAGCTAGCAAGTTTGGTAATTCTTGGTGATGGAATGATATAACAGGCAACACTATGAATGCTCCAgtgtatgaaaagtaaacatctctaaactataaactatgaacatgatttttcactCATTAAAGGTGACCACAGACTGTCATGCTCCAgtgtatgaaaagtaaacatctctaaactataaactttgaacatgatttttcactCATTAAAGGTGACCACAGACTGTCCTTTGGCTATGAAATTCAGTGTTTTTGGTAGTTTGGCTGTAATGTCTTCCAACTGACACTGAAATGATGCAACTAGCACTTCGTTTGATACATTGAAGATTCCATCCTGTTCTGTGAGTAACTGGGGATTCCACATCACCCAGGTCAAGTCCTAGAATGGTGGCCGTCATCTCGGTGTTTGGCATGTCAGTAACctatataaataaagtaggGAATAACTCCGTTATTAAGCATAAAGgggttatggttcttgtacactgcacttcctttcattgagctctaccattgtatgcagtatatgaaattccatccggtagttttcaagttatgcactggacaagaaaaagtaacaaagggaaataactctgtcATTAAGCAAACATGGGTTATGGTATTTGTAAACTGTACTTCCTCTAATTGAGCTctaccattgtttaaaactttatcaaatataatctagtagttgtcatagtatgctctggacaaagtttacactattaAACTATggaacaaggggagataactctgcaacaaattGACCAAGCGTTATAACCCTTGCaaagtgcacaacttcacattgcTATCTATCTAAGttgcaagtttcaatcaaattccttcaattcCTTTAATTCTttcaagtagtttttaagttagaGTATGGGACAAATACACTATCGAAATAGTTTGCATGCGTAATTGCCAGGGGtagtataaacatttcataaatgaaacgCTTGATGTTGATGGGACATCTTTACCTTAACATGGCCGCTAAAAAAATGAGCGGCTTCCTGAGATGCAATATCATGTTAAATATGAAGTTTGTCAAATGGATGAAAAGTTAATGGCAATTTTACATCttgaatgtgaccttgacaaGTGGACCCTCAAAATGTGTGGGTCATTGAGATGCACCTTCATGCTAAAATTCAAGTCTGTGCATTGCAGGTAGATCAGAGGATTTGGAAAGGAACTTTTGCtcgagtacatgtatgtttgtatgttccAAGATATAGCATTTACCTCTATCTTTGTAAATTGTGTTGACGACAGGGATTCCTCATTGTTATATCTCTTGCTGTTGACAACAATATTGGTGATGGCAACAACATCCCCCAACACCACAGGCTCTGCTGCAATGTTGCGCCACAGGCTGACTTTCACCTTCCCAGTACGGTCCTCCACCGTAATGGTCCGCACATTCACCTCTTTGTCATTCACCATTACTGTAGTGGCAACGCTGTCCTGCAAGGAGAAATAACATCGACATCTTTGATGTGGCATAAAGAAGTTTttgattgcttattttcaatcatCATCTTTTATGTATGCCAACATTTGTCTGCCTGTAAAGGGGCATTAAAtttgcacacaaaaaaaacgTTAGTTATTACCCTGTCAAATTGTAACCCTTGCGATGGTAAATAAAAGTGTGTAGTTGAAACACCAATGCACCCAAAGGGTCTTGTCacaaataaatttgacatttgaccttgaaggatgaccttgactgtgttaTGTTACAAATGAATATCTGCAACTTAATGAGATACACATGTATGCATGTCAAGTATCAATTCTGTATCTGCAATAGTTCAAAAGTTGACCTTTGACAttgaaggatgaccttgaccttcaaatgtTACCACTGAAAATTGGTGGCTCCATCAGGTACACCTACATGCCAAATATGAAGTCACTAGCTGTATTAGTAGAATATATGACAATTAAGCTTTGTGACATTGAACTTTGACCTGCAACACATAATCTT encodes the following:
- the LOC128219317 gene encoding uncharacterized protein LOC128219317, with the translated sequence MVNDKEVNVRTITVEDRTGKVKVSLWRNIAAEPVVLGDVVAITNIVVNSKRYNNEESLSSTQFTKIEVTDMPNTEMTATILGLDLGDVESPVTHRTGWNLQSLDLGGVESSLVTEQDGIFTKSNEDLVIT